The sequence GAATGGACGCGACAACACGAGGTTCTTCAGGTGGGCCATCTGCTGGGCGCCCGGCGCCTCGAGGGCTTCGGCCCAGGGCAGATCCGCGCCGAACACAAGCTTTTCGCCCTTTCTGGTCCAGCGGATGAAGCTGCGATGTCCATACGTGTGGCCGAAGCCACCCGCGAAGACGTTCCAGTACGCTGCGCGGCGCACGTCCCAGGGCGAGATCCGCGGCAAGGGCGATTCGTTCGTCCCGCCTCCGAGCGAATGGGACGCTTCGTACGCGACCTCCGAATCAAACGTAGGCTTCGTTGGCGTCTTGCCGTAATCCCGCTCTACGGTTTCGTAGTTCGCGAAGTCGCGCGCGGTGGTCGTCTGGATCATGTTGAAGTCGAGCCACGGCTCCTCGTGGAGCCGTTCCGAAGACGAGTGATTGCCCCCTTTGGGGTGATAGCTCATCAAGGTGGTTGACCAGTCGGCCGTCCCGTCATGTCGATCCACGCCGCTGACGCCATCGGCGATCCCTTCGGCAATCGCACGCGTCATGGCGAGCCGCTCCGGGTTGTCCACGTCCGTGGCGTCCCGGTGCGGATCGCCGCCGAGCACCCAGACGAGATTGGAGCGCTCGGCATACCGCGCCCCAAGAAAGTGGCCATACCCGTACGCGACACCGGCGTCGCGAACGAGCGGATGATCCGCCGGAACGTTGACCATCCAGGCCGGAAGGATGGCAAGGTACATGTTGTGCTCGGCAGATACATCGACGATGTCGTCGACCATATCCCAGTAGTCGTCGGCGGCCCCCGGCCGTACCCGCGGCGTGGCGCGATCCTCCTCGAACGCCGTGTGGCCCTCGACGTTCCGCGAGGCTTCGAAGATGATCGCGGCTTGGACGACAGTAAACCCCTGCGCGGCGCGGGTGCGGAAGTAGGCGTCAACCGCCGGCTGGTCCGGCGCCGCGTCGCGGGCAGCCTTCTCGAACATCGCCCAGGCGGTGTCCGCGAGCCAGAAGAAAGGGGCGCCTCCCTCACACACCAGAAAGCGACCGTTGGCCGCAACCTCCAGACGAGGCAGACGCGCCGCGCCGTCCGGCGCCTCGGTCGACCGAGAGTCCCAGACAAGGTTCGCTGCGAGAACCGATACGAGTAAATAAGCTCCAATTGCCAAGATCACCTCATCCGGCTAGTCCCAATTCGAGAGTACTTCCCCGCCGTCTCTTCAGTTCACAGTCTGCACGTCGCCGGGGGCCACCCATTGCCTTGCACTATCATCCAGCACGAGTACCCAATCATTTTCAATTCCCGTTGTTGGTGGAACAAATCGCAAGCTGTCCTCACTTCTTTGCAGACCAATCTTCAGCGCTTCACCGTTTCTCGGATTGAACCACCATGCCGCTATCTTCTCTGCTTTCATCCAGGACACGTCGACCCCAATTCTTCTTCCGACCGGTAGATAGATCATGGCGTAGCTATCGCCCTTGTCCCGGAGCGCCGTCATAT is a genomic window of Luteitalea sp. containing:
- a CDS encoding DUF4038 domain-containing protein; protein product: MILAIGAYLLVSVLAANLVWDSRSTEAPDGAARLPRLEVAANGRFLVCEGGAPFFWLADTAWAMFEKAARDAAPDQPAVDAYFRTRAAQGFTVVQAAIIFEASRNVEGHTAFEEDRATPRVRPGAADDYWDMVDDIVDVSAEHNMYLAILPAWMVNVPADHPLVRDAGVAYGYGHFLGARYAERSNLVWVLGGDPHRDATDVDNPERLAMTRAIAEGIADGVSGVDRHDGTADWSTTLMSYHPKGGNHSSSERLHEEPWLDFNMIQTTTARDFANYETVERDYGKTPTKPTFDSEVAYEASHSLGGGTNESPLPRISPWDVRRAAYWNVFAGGFGHTYGHRSFIRWTRKGEKLVFGADLPWAEALEAPGAQQMAHLKNLVLSRPFLSRVPDQDLFERDTGTGRNHARATRDRDGAYAFVYLPSGAPMTVRLTRLSGVTVRAWWFDPRDGSVQDAGEAPRRGSKEFRPPTRGDGQDWVLVLDDAARGFGPPGR